The Spirochaetota bacterium genomic interval GTGTTTCAGGAGTATTTACATTAAGTAAAATTGCCCGTACATTAGGGCCAGTAATCGTAACAGTAAAACCTGTAATAAATCCAAAAATCAATGGCCATGTTGGATCCGGCTCAGGTACTATTACCTGTGGAGTATAATTAAGCAGCAATGCCATTGGTATTATTCCTATAAGTGTTGATGTGCCACATAACATTGGCAGATATTTTGGTTTTATATTGTACAATTTATTGCCAATTAAGCCACCAACAAATGCACCAATTATAGCCGCAGCACCAACAGTCATGACGATAAGCGTTGCCATCTGGACTGAATATCCCTTATCCTGCGAGTAGAAATCGTTTAAAAATATAAAGAATACACCCCACGGAACTGTACCTGGTATACCCTGTAAAAATACAATGACATTAGATTTAATCCTGAATAAATTTTTATATTCTTTCCAGTTAATGCGGCCTGTATATGCAATGCCTTGTTCTATTAGTTCCTTTAAGCTTTCTTCTGTTTTACCACGTTGAGGTTCTTTTACAAACAGTAAGTATACTATAGCTAATACAAAATTGGGGATAGCTACCAGTATAAATGGCAATCTCCATCCATACACTGGCCCAATAAATCCTGCCATAAGCTGGCCTATAGCAATGCCAAGTCCCTGTGCAAGACCAATCCATGCAGCAGCCGCTGCCCTGTTCTTATGTGAAAAATAATCACCTATCATTGAAAATGTCAATGGCAACGCTCCACCAATACCTATACCAGTTAACGCTCTGAGCCAAAAAAGCTGATCGTAATTTTGTGCAAAACCTGTAAGCAGGCATGGAATCTCACCTACAAGAATTACAAATAGAAACAAATTCCGCCGTGAAATCTTGTCAGTGAGATAACCTATAGCAAGAGTAACCAGTCCACCCAGTACCCAAAATACAAAAGATATTCGGCCTCCCAGCATAACATCACGCTGAACATCATTGAAACCAAAATCATGTGCAATCTGTGTTAGATTGGGTGCCATCAGATTCTGGTCAGCAAATAAGAACAAATTCATTAGTGCAATCAGGATTATTGCAAAAATTTCATTTTTAGCAAATTTTTCTTTTGCCATTTTTATTCCCCCAAATATTTATCCATCTAAAAATAACAAAGTGAATTGTGATTATCATGGCATAACAATAAAATCAAGGATTTTTTATTATGAAAATATATTCTGTGATTTCAGATTGAACCTTCAATCCTGGGCA includes:
- a CDS encoding MFS transporter; its protein translation is MAKEKFAKNEIFAIILIALMNLFLFADQNLMAPNLTQIAHDFGFNDVQRDVMLGGRISFVFWVLGGLVTLAIGYLTDKISRRNLFLFVILVGEIPCLLTGFAQNYDQLFWLRALTGIGIGGALPLTFSMIGDYFSHKNRAAAAAWIGLAQGLGIAIGQLMAGFIGPVYGWRLPFILVAIPNFVLAIVYLLFVKEPQRGKTEESLKELIEQGIAYTGRINWKEYKNLFRIKSNVIVFLQGIPGTVPWGVFFIFLNDFYSQDKGYSVQMATLIVMTVGAAAIIGAFVGGLIGNKLYNIKPKYLPMLCGTSTLIGIIPMALLLNYTPQVIVPEPDPTWPLIFGFITGFTVTITGPNVRAILLNVNTPETRGSIFSLYNLTDDLGKGFGPVIISALIVWFGRLMAFNVANLFWLLCGVLLLVMVKTFPEDEARLNAILKERAMQMKKL